In Nitrospirota bacterium, a single genomic region encodes these proteins:
- a CDS encoding mechanosensitive ion channel domain-containing protein: MDALQRAFESIKDWLNVPLFKAGATPVTLWTLVSVVVLVILLLWLTKKLKDWIVLTLLAKSRIDIGVRQATGSIVRYVVIAIGFVVILQTVGIDLSTVTVLAGALGIGVGFGLQSITNNLVSGLILLFERPIKIGDRIEVGNVTGNVVNISARATTVITNDNIAIIIPNSEFISSKVTNWSYTTRDVRFNVPIGVSYREDPEVVRKLLLEVADEHSGVLKDRKPDVLFQEFGESSLNFILRVWTRDYTDRPGVLRSELNYAISRKFREHGIEIPYPQRDIHIKSGGLTVATPAVSSVS; the protein is encoded by the coding sequence ATGGACGCTCTGCAACGCGCATTCGAATCGATCAAGGATTGGCTGAACGTTCCGCTGTTCAAGGCCGGCGCGACGCCGGTGACCCTGTGGACGCTTGTCTCCGTGGTCGTCCTCGTCATCCTGCTGCTGTGGTTGACGAAGAAACTCAAGGACTGGATCGTGCTGACCCTGCTCGCGAAAAGCCGGATCGACATCGGCGTCCGGCAGGCGACGGGTTCGATCGTCCGCTACGTCGTGATCGCGATCGGGTTCGTCGTCATTCTGCAGACGGTCGGGATCGACCTCAGCACGGTGACGGTGCTGGCCGGCGCGCTGGGTATCGGGGTCGGCTTCGGTCTGCAATCGATCACGAACAACCTGGTGAGCGGCCTGATCCTCCTCTTCGAGCGTCCGATCAAAATCGGAGACCGCATCGAGGTGGGTAACGTGACGGGAAACGTCGTGAACATTTCGGCACGCGCCACGACGGTGATCACCAACGACAACATCGCGATCATCATTCCCAACTCCGAGTTCATCTCCTCGAAAGTCACGAATTGGAGCTATACGACCAGGGACGTGCGGTTCAATGTTCCAATCGGCGTGTCCTATCGCGAGGACCCCGAAGTCGTGCGGAAACTCCTGCTGGAGGTCGCCGATGAGCACTCCGGAGTGCTCAAGGACCGCAAGCCCGACGTGCTGTTTCAGGAGTTCGGAGAGAGTTCCTTGAATTTCATCCTGCGGGTCTGGACGAGAGACTACACGGACCGTCCCGGCGTGCTCCGGAGCGAGCTGAATTACGCCATCAGCCGGAAGTTTCGCGAGCACGGGATCGAGATCCCGTATCCCCAGCGCGATATTCACATCAAGAGCGGCGGCCTGACGGTGGCGACGCCGGCGGTGTCGTCCGTCTCATGA